From Fibrobacter sp. UWB13, the proteins below share one genomic window:
- a CDS encoding cellulase family glycosylhydrolase, which produces MKKVFALLTCAAVTSAMAVTASRVGPVSTYGELVANGGKLSGSCPEYSQKAVQVKGMSLFWSSGNTYSTDFYSEKGINRLVDDMGIEVVRFALGAADEKFNSSGRSYTTGGEGFQKALLKSVVNAAIDKDIYVIIDWHIESSDGFTSDAVKFFEYAAKEYGSYNNVIFEIWNEPTGSMEAVKQHADQVIPVIRKYSNNLILVGSPGWSSQPNACASAGINDKNYGCTLHFYAATHYMGDGGYNKAAETAMAAGVPVFATEWGTVNANGDGQPDEGSSNKWVEWMAQKGVSWTNWNASAMNETSAAFANAVFENGFTYTNSGKYVKGKLGGATYKDCGLQNGSASEESGFSAGVANGATTSILDDMEDGDRYGYLGGAWAAVEDQENGGASSISNEKIEDDFGNTTYKVVYPVSGDTKNTSKYVAALKDVKIGKGSLTYGPYIKMFLTLLKEPAKDSPKAYADFSKCKTIKYKYKGASHNFAIETTDVTDYNYHRVNKDASEGWKEVEITTDMLKQETWGDDSRSKPIKMENATRLSWEIKGLEKVPDDMNQPKYPYLYVDDVKCDGLSFTAVSGGASETPKSSSSAAVGQSSSSVVAGSSSSAKAVSSSSAIVPGSSATVTYKTVVDIDDVEDLDEVLKTTGTWYAYTDKEPGGKSSISNVYDQKLGGYVVAFPGTEDPTNGTKGYVGLKDINWDQGTYTEAPFVALGLNTNADTSKGIDLSKCGAISYRYKGSAHTFKVQDGSVTDYAYHEYPLDDSQVWKTMVINVEDIAQPNWTQDPKDLNWGAIKKMAWEVIGYKGIVYQPTINYLYVDDLKCVEVPKVGFKTVARAASGIKVGFKGNMLNVNFSKAGEARIQVFDMMGHVVDSRVANVSAGANQFSLKNMANGNYVVRVMMNGAAKTARISIK; this is translated from the coding sequence ATGAAAAAAGTCTTCGCATTATTGACGTGCGCTGCCGTGACCTCTGCCATGGCAGTGACTGCTAGCCGTGTTGGCCCTGTGAGCACATACGGTGAACTCGTCGCAAATGGTGGCAAGCTTTCTGGTTCTTGCCCGGAATACTCTCAAAAGGCTGTTCAGGTCAAGGGTATGAGCCTCTTCTGGAGCTCGGGCAACACCTATTCTACCGACTTCTACTCTGAAAAGGGCATCAACCGTTTGGTTGACGACATGGGTATCGAAGTTGTGCGTTTTGCTCTTGGTGCCGCTGACGAAAAGTTCAATAGCTCGGGCCGTTCTTACACGACGGGTGGCGAAGGCTTCCAGAAGGCTTTGCTCAAGTCTGTGGTGAACGCTGCTATTGACAAAGACATTTACGTGATTATCGACTGGCACATCGAAAGCTCTGACGGTTTTACGTCTGACGCTGTCAAGTTCTTTGAATACGCAGCCAAGGAATATGGTTCCTACAACAACGTGATTTTCGAAATCTGGAACGAACCGACCGGAAGCATGGAAGCCGTGAAGCAGCATGCCGATCAGGTTATTCCGGTTATTCGTAAGTATTCTAATAACCTCATCCTCGTGGGTAGCCCGGGATGGTCCAGCCAGCCGAATGCTTGCGCTTCCGCAGGCATCAACGACAAGAACTATGGCTGCACGCTCCACTTCTATGCCGCAACTCACTATATGGGCGATGGCGGTTACAACAAGGCTGCAGAAACGGCTATGGCTGCAGGCGTGCCTGTGTTTGCTACCGAATGGGGTACCGTCAATGCTAACGGTGATGGCCAGCCGGATGAAGGCTCCAGCAACAAGTGGGTAGAATGGATGGCTCAGAAGGGCGTGTCCTGGACAAACTGGAACGCTTCTGCCATGAACGAAACTTCTGCTGCATTTGCTAATGCCGTGTTCGAAAATGGTTTCACTTACACCAATTCTGGTAAGTATGTGAAGGGCAAGCTCGGTGGTGCAACTTATAAGGATTGCGGCCTCCAGAATGGTTCTGCTTCTGAAGAAAGTGGCTTCTCTGCTGGCGTTGCCAATGGCGCTACGACTTCCATTCTCGATGACATGGAAGATGGCGACCGTTATGGTTACCTCGGTGGTGCATGGGCTGCTGTTGAAGACCAGGAAAACGGTGGCGCAAGCTCTATTTCTAACGAAAAGATTGAAGATGACTTTGGCAACACGACCTATAAGGTTGTCTACCCGGTCAGCGGCGATACCAAGAATACGTCCAAGTATGTTGCTGCCCTTAAGGATGTTAAGATCGGTAAGGGTTCCCTTACTTACGGTCCGTACATCAAGATGTTCCTCACGCTTTTGAAGGAACCGGCAAAGGATTCCCCGAAGGCTTATGCAGATTTCTCCAAGTGCAAGACCATCAAGTACAAGTACAAGGGTGCAAGCCATAACTTCGCAATCGAAACGACCGATGTTACCGACTACAACTATCACCGCGTGAACAAGGACGCTTCTGAAGGCTGGAAGGAAGTCGAAATTACGACGGACATGTTGAAGCAGGAAACTTGGGGTGATGATTCTCGCTCCAAGCCGATCAAGATGGAAAATGCAACTCGTCTTTCTTGGGAAATCAAGGGCCTCGAAAAGGTTCCGGACGATATGAACCAACCCAAGTATCCGTACCTCTATGTGGATGACGTGAAGTGCGATGGTCTTTCCTTCACTGCTGTTAGCGGTGGTGCTAGCGAAACTCCGAAGTCTTCTTCTAGTGCTGCAGTTGGTCAGAGCTCTTCTTCTGTTGTTGCGGGTTCTTCTAGCAGCGCAAAGGCAGTCTCTTCTTCTAGCGCAATCGTTCCGGGTTCTTCTGCTACGGTAACCTACAAGACTGTTGTCGATATCGACGATGTTGAAGATCTTGATGAAGTTCTCAAGACGACTGGTACCTGGTACGCTTACACGGATAAGGAACCGGGTGGAAAGTCCTCTATTTCTAACGTCTATGACCAAAAGCTTGGCGGTTATGTGGTTGCCTTCCCGGGTACTGAAGATCCGACGAATGGCACTAAGGGTTATGTTGGCTTGAAGGACATCAATTGGGATCAGGGAACTTATACTGAAGCTCCGTTTGTGGCTCTCGGCCTCAACACGAATGCTGATACCTCCAAGGGTATTGACTTGAGCAAGTGCGGTGCTATCAGCTACCGTTACAAGGGTTCCGCTCATACCTTCAAGGTTCAGGATGGTTCTGTGACGGACTACGCTTACCACGAATATCCGCTTGATGATTCCCAGGTTTGGAAGACCATGGTCATCAATGTCGAAGACATTGCTCAGCCGAACTGGACTCAAGATCCGAAGGACCTCAACTGGGGTGCTATCAAGAAGATGGCTTGGGAAGTCATTGGCTACAAGGGTATTGTCTATCAGCCGACAATCAACTACCTCTATGTGGATGATCTCAAGTGCGTCGAAGTGCCGAAGGTCGGCTTCAAGACGGTTGCTCGCGCTGCTAGCGGCATCAAGGTCGGCTTCAAGGGCAATATGCTCAACGTGAACTTCAGCAAGGCTGGTGAAGCTCGTATCCAGGTGTTCGACATGATGGGTCACGTTGTTGACAGCCGCGTTGCTAACGTCTCTGCCGGTGCAAACCAGTTCTCTCTCAAGAACATGGCTAACGGCAACTACGTTGTGCGTGTGATGATGAACGGTGCAGCAAAGACTGCTCGTATCTCCATCAAGTAA
- the tgt gene encoding tRNA guanosine(34) transglycosylase Tgt, whose protein sequence is MNRFELKKTSKKSKARLGVLHTDHGDIQTPIFMPVGTEATVKAVTPAQLKEDIKAQIILANTYHLYLRPTTPKIAAAGGIHKFMSWNGPVLTDSGGFQVWSLKDLRKIKPEGVEFRSILDGSKHFFSPASVMNAQREIGADIIMALDECTPYPSTVKEAEHSLNYTLRWTAEAMEWLKEHPPIHGYDQQFFGIIQGGMHTHLRKQAIERIAELGPDGYAMGGLSVGEPTETMYEIADFCTDYLPTDHPRYVMGVGTPWNLLELIGRGVDMFDCVMPTRNARNGMLFTSEGVLRYKAARHAEEYDKPVDPNCDCYCCRNFSRAYLRHLHHAGESLGYTLASIHNLHFYLHLMQEAKDHLADDTFEEWAKAKCEVLQRDLQ, encoded by the coding sequence ATGAACCGTTTTGAACTGAAAAAGACGTCGAAGAAATCCAAGGCCCGTCTGGGTGTTTTGCACACCGACCACGGCGACATCCAAACGCCGATTTTTATGCCGGTGGGCACCGAAGCGACCGTTAAGGCCGTGACGCCCGCACAACTCAAGGAAGACATCAAGGCTCAGATTATCCTCGCTAACACGTACCATTTGTACTTGCGCCCCACAACGCCGAAAATTGCGGCCGCAGGCGGTATCCACAAATTCATGAGCTGGAACGGCCCTGTGCTCACGGACAGCGGTGGATTCCAAGTATGGAGTTTGAAGGACTTGCGCAAGATTAAGCCCGAAGGCGTTGAATTCAGAAGCATTCTGGACGGTTCCAAGCACTTTTTTAGCCCAGCAAGCGTGATGAACGCCCAACGCGAAATCGGCGCGGATATCATCATGGCGCTCGACGAATGCACACCTTACCCGAGCACGGTCAAGGAAGCGGAACACAGCTTAAACTACACGCTCCGCTGGACCGCCGAAGCAATGGAATGGCTCAAAGAACACCCGCCCATCCACGGTTACGATCAGCAGTTCTTTGGCATTATCCAGGGCGGAATGCACACACATTTGCGCAAGCAGGCCATCGAACGCATCGCGGAACTCGGCCCCGATGGCTATGCCATGGGCGGACTTTCTGTCGGCGAACCGACCGAAACAATGTATGAGATTGCGGACTTCTGCACCGACTACTTGCCAACAGACCATCCGCGCTATGTGATGGGCGTCGGAACACCGTGGAACTTGCTGGAATTGATTGGTCGCGGCGTCGACATGTTTGACTGCGTGATGCCCACGCGCAACGCCCGCAACGGCATGCTCTTCACAAGCGAAGGCGTGCTCCGCTACAAGGCTGCCCGCCACGCCGAAGAATACGACAAGCCGGTCGACCCGAATTGCGACTGCTACTGCTGCCGCAACTTCAGCCGTGCTTACCTGCGACACTTGCACCATGCAGGCGAATCGCTCGGCTACACGCTCGCCAGCATCCATAATCTGCACTTCTACTTGCACCTCATGCAAGAGGCAAAGGATCACCTCGCCGACGATACATTCGAGGAATGGGCAAAAGCGAAGTGCGAAGTGCTGCAGCGCGATTTGCAATAG
- the murD gene encoding UDP-N-acetylmuramoyl-L-alanine--D-glutamate ligase produces the protein MQNTLVSPVGILGFGVEGQSTLRYLFREGVKDIVVMDKNPVTLPDVPAGVNVKVSSGENYLDGLKDCVTVVRSAGVYPMSKELFQFQMNGGLMTSQIQLFLEQTQSKTTVGVTGTLGKGSTVSMISHILDKCGKANAIGGNFGVPALDLLEDETPDRISILELSSFQLMTLSVSPDVGVVLRVSTEHLDWHKSVEEYRDAKANLVRWQKREGTCVYLKDAEPTAKIASESPAKTKYAVSLADGASNGDGDAVIDGATLTIDGVTLYLADCKVRGIYQLENMAAATLACKALGVKVADAFEALKSYETLPFRMEFKGEKRGIEFYNDSYATRPDATIAATGSMKRPFALILGGSEKNADFTELSEILVKQRPNLKRVALIGATAERMLADLKKAGVDEAGIKTAIFPTLEEAFADSLNIGEGGTVIMSPACASFGLFKNYKVRGQVFDKLVEGV, from the coding sequence ATGCAGAACACACTCGTTTCTCCGGTTGGAATTTTGGGTTTTGGCGTTGAAGGCCAGAGCACGTTGCGTTACCTTTTCCGCGAAGGCGTCAAGGATATTGTCGTGATGGACAAGAACCCGGTGACGCTCCCGGATGTGCCCGCAGGCGTAAACGTCAAGGTTAGCAGCGGCGAAAACTATTTGGACGGACTCAAGGACTGCGTGACCGTTGTGCGTTCAGCGGGCGTTTATCCGATGAGCAAGGAGCTGTTCCAGTTCCAGATGAACGGCGGGCTCATGACGAGCCAGATTCAGCTGTTTTTAGAACAAACTCAATCAAAAACAACCGTAGGTGTCACGGGAACACTCGGCAAGGGTTCTACTGTGAGCATGATCAGCCACATTTTGGACAAATGTGGCAAAGCGAACGCCATCGGCGGAAACTTTGGCGTGCCGGCATTGGACTTACTCGAAGACGAGACTCCGGACCGTATTAGCATCTTGGAACTTTCGAGTTTCCAGCTTATGACTTTGTCCGTATCGCCGGATGTAGGCGTAGTATTGCGCGTTTCAACAGAACATTTGGACTGGCACAAAAGCGTTGAAGAATACCGCGATGCAAAGGCAAATCTTGTGCGCTGGCAAAAGCGCGAAGGCACATGCGTTTATCTGAAAGACGCAGAACCGACCGCAAAAATCGCATCGGAAAGTCCTGCCAAGACAAAGTATGCAGTAAGCCTCGCCGATGGCGCAAGCAATGGAGACGGAGACGCCGTAATTGACGGCGCTACACTTACGATTGACGGCGTGACGCTGTACCTCGCCGACTGCAAAGTGCGCGGCATCTACCAGCTCGAAAACATGGCTGCAGCAACGCTCGCTTGCAAAGCTTTGGGCGTAAAAGTCGCCGATGCGTTTGAAGCACTCAAGAGCTACGAGACACTCCCCTTCCGCATGGAATTCAAGGGAGAAAAACGCGGTATTGAATTTTATAACGACAGCTACGCCACTCGCCCAGACGCTACGATTGCAGCAACCGGCAGCATGAAGCGTCCGTTTGCGTTGATTCTCGGCGGTTCTGAAAAGAATGCCGACTTCACGGAACTTTCAGAGATTCTCGTAAAGCAGCGCCCGAACCTGAAGCGCGTGGCACTCATCGGTGCAACGGCAGAACGCATGCTCGCCGACTTGAAAAAGGCAGGCGTAGACGAAGCCGGAATCAAGACAGCCATCTTCCCCACACTCGAAGAAGCTTTTGCAGACAGCTTGAACATTGGCGAAGGCGGTACGGTCATTATGAGCCCCGCATGCGCAAGCTTTGGGCTGTTCAAGAATTACAAAGTCCGCGGACAGGTGTTTGATAAGCTCGTTGAAGGGGTTTAA
- the secG gene encoding preprotein translocase subunit SecG yields MTTLFWVLIVLHVFLCFFLALLVLVQNDKMGGLAGIGGMTSQSAFSTAGAATFIQKLTRVVAVIFFIVVFALGLITAKQDQAVEESAMQKATRESAAEQAPEIPTLPATFNAPAEAVPAAPAAAEVKAEAPATPAAEVKTEAAPAPEAAAPSEAPKAKKGKKKAAK; encoded by the coding sequence ATGACAACTCTCTTTTGGGTATTGATCGTCCTCCACGTGTTTCTCTGCTTCTTCCTCGCACTCCTCGTTCTCGTCCAGAACGACAAGATGGGCGGTTTGGCAGGAATCGGTGGTATGACTTCGCAATCTGCATTTTCTACCGCTGGCGCAGCGACCTTCATCCAGAAGTTGACTCGTGTCGTTGCTGTGATTTTCTTCATCGTGGTTTTTGCTCTTGGTCTCATCACGGCTAAGCAGGATCAGGCTGTCGAAGAATCCGCTATGCAGAAGGCAACACGCGAAAGCGCTGCCGAACAGGCACCGGAAATTCCGACACTTCCGGCTACATTCAACGCTCCGGCTGAAGCAGTTCCTGCAGCACCGGCTGCCGCTGAAGTCAAGGCTGAAGCTCCGGCCACACCTGCTGCCGAAGTAAAGACCGAAGCCGCACCGGCTCCTGAAGCTGCTGCTCCGTCAGAAGCTCCGAAAGCTAAGAAAGGCAAGAAGAAAGCCGCAAAGTAA
- the tpiA gene encoding triose-phosphate isomerase translates to MRQYIIAGNWKMNKTVSESVQLAKDIVEAVKDVKKTEVVIAPTYLAAAKVADVIKGTNVKLAIQDIHWKDQGAYTGKVSIDMVKEIGAEYVIIGHSEQRQYFHETEETVNLKVKKTLEAGLKPIICIGETLDQRNGGILKEILGLQIKGAFKDVSAEDAAKCVLAYEPVWAIGTGVTATDEQAQDTQAYARSVVKEIYGEAVAEGMRIQYGGSMKGANAPGLLAQKDIDGGLIGGAGLKADTFKAIIDAAEAK, encoded by the coding sequence ATGCGTCAGTATATCATTGCTGGTAACTGGAAGATGAACAAGACCGTTAGCGAATCCGTTCAGCTCGCTAAGGATATCGTGGAAGCCGTCAAGGACGTGAAGAAGACCGAAGTCGTTATCGCTCCGACCTACCTCGCCGCTGCTAAGGTTGCAGACGTCATCAAGGGCACGAACGTGAAGCTCGCTATCCAGGACATCCACTGGAAGGACCAGGGCGCATACACGGGTAAGGTTTCCATTGACATGGTCAAGGAAATCGGTGCTGAATACGTGATCATCGGTCACTCCGAACAGCGTCAGTACTTCCACGAAACGGAAGAAACCGTGAACCTCAAGGTCAAGAAGACTCTCGAAGCTGGCCTCAAGCCGATCATCTGCATTGGTGAAACTCTCGACCAGCGCAACGGCGGCATCCTCAAGGAAATCCTCGGCCTCCAGATCAAGGGTGCTTTCAAGGACGTTTCTGCTGAAGACGCTGCAAAGTGCGTTCTCGCTTACGAACCGGTTTGGGCAATCGGTACCGGCGTTACCGCTACGGACGAACAGGCTCAGGACACTCAGGCTTACGCACGTTCTGTCGTGAAGGAAATCTACGGCGAAGCTGTTGCTGAAGGCATGCGCATCCAGTACGGTGGTTCCATGAAGGGTGCAAACGCTCCGGGCCTCCTCGCTCAGAAGGACATCGACGGCGGTCTTATCGGTGGTGCAGGCCTCAAGGCTGACACCTTCAAGGCAATCATCGACGCTGCTGAAGCTAAGTAA